The window ccacaccccaacTCCGCCTTAGAAGCCGTAGGTCCCGGGTCCCCCCCAGGTCCTCCGGTCCCCTGGTCCCCCCCACCCAGGGTCCCCGTCCAGCGTGCGCCCTGTCCACCCGCAGTGGGTCGCCTGGCCGGCCTGGACGCAGGCTTGCACCAGGTGCACGTCCGTCTGCACGCGCTGGACACCCGCGTGGCCGAGCTTACTCGGGGGCTGCGGCAGCTGAGGGAAGTGGCGGGCGACACCCGCGACGCCGTGCAAGCCCTGCAGGAGGCGCAGAGCCGCGCCGAGCGCGAGCATGGCCGCTTAGAGGGTGAGTCGCATCCCGCCGGGCGGGGAAGGAGGGACGATACGGGTCAGGCCGCGGACCGGTGGTGAGAGGGGAGCCCCGAAGGGTGTCTGAGACGTGAGGACCCTAGGTGTCAGGGGCGAGGGGGGGCGGCCCTGGAGGATTTGGGGTGTGCTTGCCGGTGGGGAGGGTGAACGCGGGGACGGGCACGCTACCCACAATGTTAGTGAGCCGACCCTGCTCCGGCCGCACCACGCCCCCTACGATCCCGCCCCACGGCATGGCCACGCCCCCTGGAGGCTCTGTCACTGGCTCCTGGCGGCTCTGGCCCCGCCCTCTCCCCGCCTCCGAGGCCCTAACCCCGCCTCCGttcggccccgccccgccccacccgcaGGCTGCCTGAAGGGGGCGCGTCTTGGCCACAAGTGCTTCCTGCTCTCGCGCGACTTCGAGGCTCAGGCTGCGGCGCAGGCGCGGTGTGTGGCGCGGGGCGGGAGCCTGGCTCAGCCAGCTGACAGTCGGCAGATGGAGACGCTCACCCGCTACCTGCGCGCGGCGCTCGCCCCCTACAACTGGCCGGTGTGGCTGGGTGTGCACGACCGGCGCGCCGAGGGCCTCTACCTCTTCGAGAACGGCCAGCGCGTATCCTTCTTCGCCTGGCACCGCGCCCCCAGCCCGGAGCCCGGCGCCCGGCCCAGCGCCGCGCCGCACCCGCTCAGCCCCAACCAGCCCAATGGCGGCGTGCTCGAGAACTGCGTGGCTCAGGCCTCGGACGATGGCTCCTGGTGGGACCACGACTGCGATCGGCGCCTCTACTACGTCTGCGAGTTCCCCTATTAGCGGGGCCGGCTCCCCGCCTCTCCACTGCGCCCCACCACCCGCCCTGTGCCTGGGTTGTGCTCCCCGCAAAGACAccgttccttccttccttgcccGCGGATGGAAATGTGTTTTCCCTGGCTGGCCGATCCTTGGGGGACTCCTGCGGGGCCGGGACCCCTTCCTTGCCAGTCTTTCCTGGAAGCGGGCACAAGGCTAGGTTCCGCGCCAATAAAGCGCTGAGGAATCTCACTTGAACAGGCAGTGGAGGCACTTTTGGCCTTTTATTTGGCAAGGCCCTGTCCCCCTCTTACAGGTATTACTCGAGCCCGAGATCAGAGTGATAGAGAATACATGTGCATACGTACACACGGTCATCTGCTCCTGCGCACAGATGTCTGGAGGACACGAGCGCACACGCTGCTGACACCTCCGCCCGCATCGTGCCCCCTACTCAAGGTCTTT of the Cervus canadensis isolate Bull #8, Minnesota chromosome 18, ASM1932006v1, whole genome shotgun sequence genome contains:
- the CLEC11A gene encoding C-type lectin domain family 11 member A, which gives rise to MRAAWLLSALVVPQLLGFSHGARGAEREWEGGWGGAQEEEREREALMLKHLQEALGLPARRGDQNPEGNSEGRGAWATEEDGQGEEGEEEPTPTPHVSPSPSPTPEDAITYILGRLAGLDAGLHQVHVRLHALDTRVAELTRGLRQLREVAGDTRDAVQALQEAQSRAEREHGRLEGCLKGARLGHKCFLLSRDFEAQAAAQARCVARGGSLAQPADSRQMETLTRYLRAALAPYNWPVWLGVHDRRAEGLYLFENGQRVSFFAWHRAPSPEPGARPSAAPHPLSPNQPNGGVLENCVAQASDDGSWWDHDCDRRLYYVCEFPY